One genomic segment of Paenibacillus xylanexedens includes these proteins:
- a CDS encoding WXG100 family type VII secretion target: MTQIKVTPEQLETVSGQFAQAHQQLSGFMSTLDGKMSVMRSNWDGMERERFYNDYSTAQGTMKSVLELVLSIQSELKKIAERFRTTDEEAVSQAIMTALTAAQALSTMGKNKGDDLDKTPGPPKNMDEWDEKDAEKYQNYEEMLKKAKEMGDEELAQQIQASMNIIRLQYEDVIYQTDPNTGKTVKITEDSIVGTYQVKSDKGETTTISLDKQGNVVDYSKDTEKYRYSEQTHTTSQGEHLFGKAAQTATAYGIGLLLTSKTGSAFTEHATGLGSSFVADKFLFSVPEEGETRTMIYRTNKDTGKIENMIVVTRGDNDIEYTPWREYF; encoded by the coding sequence ATGACACAGATCAAGGTGACACCGGAACAACTGGAGACGGTCAGTGGGCAGTTCGCTCAGGCACATCAGCAATTATCGGGCTTCATGTCCACATTGGACGGCAAGATGAGTGTCATGCGCAGCAACTGGGATGGCATGGAGCGTGAGCGTTTTTATAACGATTATTCAACGGCTCAAGGCACGATGAAATCTGTTCTGGAACTGGTTCTGTCCATTCAGTCGGAGCTTAAGAAGATTGCCGAGCGTTTCCGCACGACAGATGAAGAGGCGGTGAGCCAGGCAATCATGACGGCGCTGACCGCAGCGCAGGCGCTATCAACCATGGGCAAAAATAAAGGCGATGATCTGGACAAAACGCCAGGTCCACCAAAGAACATGGATGAATGGGATGAGAAGGATGCCGAGAAATACCAGAACTATGAGGAAATGCTGAAGAAAGCCAAAGAGATGGGTGACGAAGAACTTGCGCAGCAGATTCAGGCCAGCATGAACATCATTCGGCTTCAGTATGAAGATGTAATCTATCAGACTGACCCTAATACGGGCAAGACGGTAAAAATAACCGAGGATTCCATCGTAGGTACGTATCAGGTGAAAAGCGACAAGGGCGAAACGACCACCATCAGTCTGGATAAACAGGGCAATGTGGTGGACTATAGCAAGGATACGGAAAAGTATAGGTATTCGGAGCAAACGCACACGACCAGTCAAGGCGAGCATCTCTTTGGCAAAGCAGCACAAACGGCTACGGCCTACGGGATTGGTCTGCTGCTCACAAGCAAGACGGGCTCTGCTTTTACAGAACATGCCACTGGACTTGGTTCTTCCTTCGTTGCGGACAAGTTCCTGTTCTCTGTGCCGGAAGAAGGCGAGACACGGACGATGATCTACCGTACCAATAAGGACACGGGCAAAATCGAGAATATGATCGTTGTCACGCGCGGCGACAACGATATTGAATATACTCCGTGGCGGGAGTACTTCTAA
- a CDS encoding LysR family transcriptional regulator → MDAGDLKIFQAVAREGSISKAALSLNYVQSNVTARIKQLETQLQVPLFHRSNRGMSLTPAGENLLGYADRILELLYEAEQATQVGNPPSGILRLGAIETAASTFLTPLLAEYTSCYPEVQHSLVTGGTHKLNQKVIQHELHGALIYGPIDHPELNYMKMYDEELVLIAEPGVHEMYTLLSRPMLFFEIGCTHRDQAESFLKDQGIHTLNIMEYGTLDTILNGVSAGLGVSLLPRSSVTKAESRGEITVLSLPDPYCRLEVGFVYPRGEHISSALSALVQIITEPEL, encoded by the coding sequence ATGGATGCAGGTGATTTGAAAATATTTCAGGCGGTTGCCCGCGAAGGTAGTATCAGTAAAGCTGCGCTCTCACTTAATTATGTGCAGTCCAATGTAACAGCACGGATTAAACAGTTGGAGACCCAACTGCAAGTACCGCTATTTCATCGTTCCAATCGGGGGATGTCGCTTACACCAGCAGGAGAGAACCTGCTTGGGTATGCGGATAGAATATTGGAATTATTATATGAAGCAGAGCAGGCCACACAAGTAGGTAACCCACCGTCCGGCATACTTCGTCTGGGTGCCATAGAGACAGCAGCTTCCACTTTTTTGACGCCACTCTTGGCTGAATATACTTCATGCTACCCGGAGGTACAGCATTCGCTTGTCACGGGTGGGACCCATAAACTGAACCAGAAGGTCATTCAACATGAATTGCATGGTGCCTTAATATATGGCCCGATTGATCATCCTGAGCTGAACTATATGAAGATGTATGACGAGGAATTGGTGTTGATCGCTGAACCTGGAGTACATGAGATGTACACGTTATTGTCCAGGCCAATGTTGTTTTTTGAGATCGGATGCACACATCGTGATCAGGCGGAATCCTTTTTGAAAGATCAGGGTATCCACACGCTTAACATCATGGAATATGGAACACTGGATACGATTCTGAATGGTGTATCTGCCGGGCTCGGTGTATCATTACTGCCACGTTCTTCGGTTACCAAAGCAGAATCAAGAGGTGAGATTACAGTGTTATCTTTGCCCGATCCTTATTGCCGGTTGGAAGTAGGATTTGTGTATCCCCGTGGTGAACATATATCTAGTGCGCTAAGCGCTTTGGTACAGATCATTACAGAACCAGAATTATAA
- a CDS encoding quinone oxidoreductase family protein codes for MKAIVHSAQSGLAGLQYTESISRAPEAGEVQIQLKSAGINHRDLFIMAGRGPQDIPLVPGSDGAGIVVAIGESVSGFAIGDEVIIHPTLGWEHASEVPTVPDIVGGPTDGTLAQYITLPAENALPKPAHLSWEEAGVLPLSALTAYRALFTRGVLKKGEHVLIPGIGGGVATYALLMAVAAGATVTVTSRSEAKRNEALRLGANHALDSHADWSTQNDLEPVDIILDSIGQAMFPKYFDIIRPGGRIVMYGASSGDDLTLPIRSIFFPQISLIGTSMGSREEFIQMLQFVEQHDIHPVIDSVYPLQDVTTAFERMENGEQFGNLGILME; via the coding sequence ATGAAAGCTATTGTCCATTCGGCCCAGAGCGGCCTTGCAGGTCTTCAATATACAGAGTCAATCTCTCGGGCACCAGAAGCCGGGGAAGTGCAGATTCAATTAAAATCCGCTGGTATCAACCATCGGGATCTATTCATCATGGCAGGACGCGGCCCTCAGGACATCCCACTCGTTCCCGGTTCCGATGGAGCAGGTATTGTCGTAGCGATTGGCGAAAGCGTAAGTGGGTTCGCGATAGGAGATGAAGTCATTATCCATCCTACACTCGGTTGGGAACATGCATCTGAAGTGCCGACCGTACCCGATATTGTTGGTGGCCCTACGGATGGAACACTGGCTCAATATATAACGTTGCCTGCTGAAAATGCCCTGCCTAAGCCAGCCCACCTATCCTGGGAGGAAGCAGGCGTATTGCCCCTTTCAGCGCTGACGGCCTATCGCGCCTTATTCACTCGCGGTGTATTGAAGAAAGGTGAACATGTGCTCATTCCCGGTATTGGCGGTGGTGTAGCGACCTATGCCCTGCTCATGGCAGTAGCCGCTGGTGCCACGGTGACCGTCACCTCCAGAAGTGAAGCCAAAAGAAATGAGGCACTGCGCTTGGGTGCTAACCATGCATTGGATAGTCATGCCGATTGGAGTACGCAGAACGATCTGGAACCTGTGGACATCATCTTGGATAGCATTGGACAAGCCATGTTCCCAAAATATTTTGATATAATCAGACCAGGTGGACGTATCGTGATGTATGGTGCAAGTTCCGGGGATGATCTGACCCTACCCATTCGCTCTATCTTCTTCCCGCAGATCAGTCTGATCGGCACCTCTATGGGCAGCCGTGAGGAGTTTATCCAAATGCTGCAATTCGTAGAGCAACATGACATACATCCTGTAATTGATAGCGTATATCCGTTGCAAGACGTAACAACCGCATTCGAACGCATGGAAAACGGCGAGCAGTTTGGTAATCTTGGTATCCTTATGGAGTGA
- the nasC gene encoding assimilatory nitrate reductase catalytic subunit NasC: protein MGLSVSSEPTASKLYVKETQCPYCSVQCKMTVEELAAPVAGQRRGEYTVQGVPNEASQGRLCVKGMNAHQHALSGQRLMHPLIRRNGELEPCSWKEAIQTIAERFQDLRDLYGADTVGVYGGGSLTNETAYLLGKFARVALGTKYIDYNGRFCMSAAASAGSKVFGMDRGLTFRLSDISKAGCIVLAGTNIAECQPTLLPYFNQAKENGAFIIVIDPRKTATAAIADLHLQVKPGRDALLADSMLKVIMDAGLVKPHFIDKRTHGYDQLIQGLADLQLEQAAQACGVDLALIRQAAMAYGEAETGMIMTARGVEQQTDGHMAVRHFLNLVLATGKIGREGCGYGAITGQGNGQGGREHGQKADQLPGYRSIENEADRAYVASVWGVEPASLPGKGVSAYEMMEKVHDQEIRALLVMGSNPVVSNPNVRLVEEGLRKLDFLIVADMFLSETARMADLVLPVTSYMENEGTLTNLEGRVLLREQGRPAPGETLDDWEILCRIAAQLGKAFYFEYDTAEDIFNELRVASRGGVADYYGITYERLRNEKGVYWPCSAPEEQGEGLLFGERFAHPDGKAAFTFESSPGWNDISSEFPLILTNGRVLPHYLTGVQTHRSPALAARELENFVELHPATAARYRIHDGEWVEIQSTYGSFTVRSRIKDSIREDTLFVPMHWGGIQNVNRATRPELDPFCRMPGFKTAAITIRPLRLVR from the coding sequence AGGGCAGGTTGTGTGTGAAGGGTATGAATGCGCATCAACATGCGCTCAGTGGTCAACGATTAATGCATCCGCTCATTCGTCGCAATGGTGAGCTTGAACCCTGTTCCTGGAAGGAGGCCATTCAGACCATCGCAGAGCGGTTTCAGGACTTGAGGGATTTATACGGAGCAGATACGGTCGGAGTCTACGGAGGCGGATCTTTGACAAATGAAACAGCCTATCTGCTCGGTAAGTTCGCCAGAGTTGCATTGGGGACAAAATATATCGACTACAATGGACGGTTCTGTATGTCAGCTGCGGCTTCAGCAGGCAGTAAAGTGTTCGGGATGGACCGTGGCTTGACGTTCCGCCTGTCCGATATTTCCAAGGCGGGCTGCATTGTACTCGCAGGTACCAATATTGCCGAATGCCAACCTACTCTTCTGCCATACTTCAATCAAGCGAAGGAGAACGGAGCCTTCATTATCGTTATTGATCCACGCAAGACGGCAACCGCTGCCATTGCCGACCTTCATTTACAGGTGAAGCCTGGCAGGGATGCTCTGCTGGCGGACAGCATGTTGAAGGTGATTATGGATGCCGGATTGGTGAAGCCTCATTTTATAGACAAACGAACGCATGGTTACGATCAATTGATACAAGGGTTGGCTGATCTGCAACTCGAACAGGCTGCACAAGCGTGCGGGGTTGATCTGGCGCTGATTCGTCAGGCGGCGATGGCATACGGTGAGGCAGAGACAGGCATGATCATGACAGCACGTGGTGTGGAGCAGCAGACGGATGGACATATGGCAGTGAGACACTTTTTGAACCTGGTTCTGGCAACTGGCAAAATTGGTAGAGAAGGCTGCGGATATGGTGCCATCACAGGTCAAGGCAATGGGCAGGGCGGACGGGAGCATGGGCAGAAGGCTGACCAGCTACCGGGTTATCGATCCATTGAAAATGAAGCCGATCGTGCCTATGTGGCATCCGTCTGGGGTGTGGAACCTGCAAGTCTGCCAGGCAAAGGGGTATCCGCCTACGAGATGATGGAGAAGGTCCATGATCAGGAGATTCGGGCGTTGCTTGTAATGGGCTCCAACCCGGTCGTATCCAATCCCAATGTGCGTTTGGTGGAAGAAGGTCTGCGCAAGCTGGACTTTCTGATCGTGGCAGATATGTTCCTGTCGGAGACAGCACGCATGGCTGATCTGGTTCTCCCGGTTACATCTTATATGGAGAATGAAGGTACACTGACCAATCTGGAGGGGCGTGTTCTGCTCCGTGAACAGGGGCGGCCTGCGCCGGGAGAAACGCTTGATGATTGGGAGATATTATGCCGGATTGCCGCGCAATTGGGTAAAGCTTTTTATTTTGAATATGACACTGCTGAGGATATCTTTAATGAACTTCGAGTGGCGAGTCGTGGCGGAGTGGCTGATTACTATGGCATTACCTATGAGCGCTTGCGTAACGAGAAAGGTGTATACTGGCCATGTTCTGCCCCGGAGGAGCAGGGAGAAGGGCTGCTGTTCGGTGAACGATTCGCTCACCCGGACGGCAAAGCGGCATTCACATTTGAATCCAGCCCGGGTTGGAATGATATATCTTCGGAGTTCCCCTTAATTCTCACCAATGGGCGTGTGCTGCCTCATTATCTTACAGGGGTGCAGACACATCGCAGTCCGGCACTGGCAGCTCGTGAATTGGAGAACTTTGTTGAACTTCACCCGGCTACCGCTGCCCGTTATCGCATTCACGATGGAGAGTGGGTAGAGATTCAATCGACGTACGGAAGCTTCACGGTTCGTTCGCGCATCAAAGATTCGATTCGGGAGGATACCTTGTTCGTGCCGATGCATTGGGGCGGCATTCAGAATGTGAATCGGGCCACCAGACCAGAGCTAGATCCGTTCTGCCGGATGCCTGGGTTCAAGACAGCAGCTATAACCATTCGACCTTTGCGCTTGGTTAGATGA
- a CDS encoding DUF4132 domain-containing protein, giving the protein MNQEEQVQVYMDGLQERAKSLTGVQLELAGYVVEIAGSTYLRGDEKMFLNTDKLLGRLAAETQKPLFQPLLDVLQHLASDSLVARFRYIAERATRFPYSNNYERRPFRTSDPEQHVEQVIRKLMGLFRMEMKNFSLEEYVSLREYKLDYLHEIRWVLADCIAYELDHQGGDMKQALHDIIYGDNQTALLTHEMIKGIFMSDQADAYQMVGELLVAARLQEGLRQSIVERMDEGTLEAYIYILKIIIDNNLIRFSSVVRALAVWTGIGIEAANQRVAAQLIEQAYQALVQPEVREAWQQEANANKLFISLWATAVIEENELKSKIIEIMEQGQLYQKIVAQYVLANSQNRELRLDIARRYLEAQDTELMHWIVTNYDAMYMYNWSFENGENQRSVYVWPLPALGDKALRRQDFDRFKQMLAAIPKGGSGGPSGVLEYVHYRIDTDDVVKKMLYLAAYDMDPEWIGEVIAIKDRLSPELRGELLSQFVQHPDNEVQRQFVFESLSDKSISNRESALAKAKLLTLTVDEMKQMESLMKLKTGSLRQKVIHVLLLQPVDQLEVSLKRLLQAKSELQRLGALELLTEIAADPERIDQQEQLQPLAQLIETPTAKERKLLDKLTDQGSRYTASNGFGLFDPKRREPLLDEKRDLKGHNPKDIFTLSLDKTRPFLEGLSELVHEHRDYEYQVEYYAGYKDTLLVGASLRSKVPYGERNEMKQMEQFPLHDVWENYIQHAGFSSVELMQLYMAIQLREFNGNLSDHYSYFREQYDYDELHKIPLLEGWRKSFAEQIYPLDDIEKLQQILDSLTYKDQVVALISAAFLDSDPIDTFGIAEKTWASIIASMPADRLEKESGMLHILTGPWNYVVRGKIHDDNSFKRFFQTAYQFTSLVESSQPLSLLSLEDFLRAYQLNLIDDQEIYRQVLVGGNRLLFIRNLTSTRTEGIASDPKLIHLRDTVVNRILEIELTRGELSTEVSTLAMKLERIEGMEHWVHLVSAMDQDTFVRGYIYSYGDNTTRKETFSYLIQNCHPRDGEDDKRLGELLQKYPVNEKKMLEAAMYAPQWMEIVAKHLGWEGLRSAAWYFHAHINERFTAEKETIVAHYSPISPQDFNEGAFDIAWFEEAYAAVGEERFNLLYDCAKYISGGSNHRRSQLFADAALGKLRLDDMRESVSDKRNKDHLLTYSLIPFAVNREQDLRERYDFIQKFLMQSKQFGAQRRASEGVASQIALGNLARNAGYADVTRLMWDMEARKLDEMKSFFEPHALDAETTAQLVIDEEGQPEMVIVSKGKTLKSVPARFKKDGYITELKELKSDLVDQYRRARQELERSMTAGTSFTREEIARLMQNPVIYPLVRTLVFQSGDKTGRFDVSSNGLLAPGPEGTIQVLAEQDQLLIAHPLHLYQSGSWSEFQRDLFTRQERQPFKQVFRELYLPNEDELANGTVSRRYAGYQIQPKKAVALLKGRQWTVSYEEGLQKVSYEHNLIANLYAMADWFSPADTEAPTLETVQFYDRKSYKPVALQDVPLTFFSEVMRDIDLVVSVAHVGGVDPEASLTTIEMRHVIVNESLRLLKIDNVRLDGNYARIDGELGEYAVHLGSGNVFKQATGALHIVPVHSQHRGRIFLPFLDEDPRTAEILSKVMLLAEDKKIKDPQILAQLQN; this is encoded by the coding sequence ATGAATCAGGAAGAGCAAGTACAGGTGTATATGGATGGATTGCAGGAAAGAGCCAAGTCGTTAACAGGGGTACAGCTTGAGCTGGCAGGCTATGTTGTGGAGATCGCCGGGTCTACGTATTTGCGTGGAGACGAAAAGATGTTTTTGAATACTGATAAGTTGCTTGGAAGGTTAGCTGCAGAAACGCAGAAACCATTATTCCAGCCACTATTGGATGTGCTCCAGCATCTGGCGAGCGATTCATTGGTTGCACGATTCCGTTATATTGCAGAGCGTGCGACTCGTTTCCCATACAGTAACAACTATGAACGCCGCCCTTTCCGCACATCCGATCCGGAGCAGCATGTAGAACAGGTCATTCGCAAACTGATGGGATTGTTCCGTATGGAAATGAAAAATTTCTCCCTGGAAGAATATGTGTCACTTCGTGAGTACAAGCTGGATTATCTGCATGAGATCCGTTGGGTTCTGGCAGATTGTATCGCTTATGAACTGGATCATCAGGGCGGAGATATGAAGCAAGCGCTGCATGATATTATCTATGGTGACAATCAGACGGCGCTGTTAACCCATGAAATGATCAAAGGTATATTCATGAGTGATCAGGCGGATGCCTATCAGATGGTGGGTGAGCTGCTAGTTGCAGCAAGGTTGCAGGAAGGGCTGCGCCAAAGCATTGTGGAGCGGATGGATGAAGGGACACTAGAAGCCTATATTTACATATTAAAAATCATTATCGACAACAACCTGATTCGTTTCAGTTCCGTGGTAAGAGCGCTTGCCGTATGGACGGGGATCGGTATAGAAGCAGCCAACCAGCGTGTTGCCGCACAGTTGATTGAACAGGCCTATCAGGCGCTTGTGCAACCAGAAGTACGCGAGGCCTGGCAGCAGGAAGCTAACGCCAACAAACTCTTTATCAGTCTGTGGGCGACAGCGGTCATTGAAGAGAATGAATTGAAGAGCAAGATAATCGAAATTATGGAACAAGGTCAGTTATATCAGAAGATTGTTGCCCAATATGTACTGGCTAACAGCCAGAACAGGGAGCTTCGTTTGGACATTGCACGTCGTTATCTGGAGGCGCAGGATACCGAGTTGATGCACTGGATTGTGACCAACTATGATGCGATGTATATGTACAACTGGAGTTTCGAGAATGGAGAGAATCAGCGTAGCGTCTACGTGTGGCCATTGCCTGCTCTTGGAGATAAGGCCTTGCGGCGTCAGGACTTTGATCGGTTCAAACAGATGCTGGCTGCCATTCCAAAAGGCGGGTCAGGTGGACCATCGGGTGTACTTGAGTATGTTCACTACCGGATTGATACGGATGATGTAGTCAAGAAAATGTTATATTTGGCCGCTTATGATATGGACCCGGAATGGATCGGGGAGGTCATCGCAATCAAGGACCGATTAAGCCCGGAACTGCGCGGAGAACTGTTGTCCCAGTTTGTTCAGCATCCCGATAATGAGGTGCAAAGACAGTTTGTGTTTGAGAGTTTGTCTGATAAAAGCATTAGTAATCGGGAGAGTGCACTCGCCAAAGCGAAGCTGCTCACGTTGACGGTTGATGAGATGAAACAGATGGAGTCGTTGATGAAGCTCAAAACAGGCTCACTTCGTCAGAAGGTCATTCATGTATTGTTACTGCAACCCGTGGACCAATTGGAGGTCTCGCTGAAGCGACTTTTGCAGGCCAAGAGTGAACTGCAGCGCTTGGGTGCGCTCGAATTATTGACCGAGATTGCGGCAGATCCAGAGCGGATAGATCAGCAGGAGCAATTGCAGCCATTGGCGCAGCTGATTGAGACACCCACTGCCAAGGAACGGAAACTGCTGGATAAGCTGACCGATCAGGGGAGTCGTTACACAGCCTCTAATGGATTTGGTTTATTTGATCCGAAGCGACGTGAGCCATTGCTGGATGAGAAGCGTGATCTCAAGGGCCATAATCCGAAGGATATCTTTACACTCTCTCTGGATAAGACCAGACCATTTCTGGAGGGACTTAGTGAATTAGTGCATGAACACAGGGATTATGAGTATCAGGTGGAATACTACGCTGGCTATAAAGACACATTGTTAGTCGGAGCGAGTCTTCGCTCCAAGGTTCCATATGGAGAGCGGAATGAAATGAAGCAGATGGAACAGTTCCCGCTTCATGACGTATGGGAGAACTATATTCAACATGCCGGGTTCAGCAGTGTGGAACTGATGCAGCTATACATGGCTATACAGCTCCGGGAGTTTAATGGCAATTTGAGCGACCATTACAGTTATTTCCGTGAGCAGTATGACTATGACGAATTGCATAAGATTCCGTTATTGGAAGGCTGGCGCAAGTCGTTTGCCGAACAGATCTATCCTCTGGATGACATCGAAAAGCTGCAGCAGATACTTGATTCGTTAACGTATAAGGATCAGGTCGTGGCACTGATATCCGCGGCATTTCTGGATAGCGATCCAATCGATACGTTTGGGATAGCTGAGAAAACCTGGGCCTCCATCATCGCGAGTATGCCTGCTGATCGACTCGAAAAAGAGTCAGGCATGCTTCATATTCTGACTGGACCTTGGAATTATGTAGTTCGTGGCAAAATCCACGACGATAACAGCTTCAAACGTTTCTTCCAGACAGCTTACCAGTTCACCAGTCTTGTAGAGAGTAGTCAACCGCTGTCTTTACTGTCACTTGAAGATTTCCTGCGTGCGTACCAGTTGAACCTGATTGATGATCAAGAGATATATCGACAGGTTCTGGTCGGTGGGAATCGTCTGTTGTTTATTCGGAACTTAACATCCACTCGTACAGAAGGGATCGCAAGTGATCCGAAGCTGATTCACTTACGGGATACGGTCGTTAATCGGATTCTGGAGATCGAGCTGACCCGGGGAGAACTCTCTACAGAAGTAAGTACACTTGCCATGAAACTGGAACGAATTGAAGGCATGGAACACTGGGTACATCTGGTCTCGGCGATGGATCAGGATACATTTGTCCGTGGATATATCTATAGCTATGGAGACAATACAACACGTAAAGAGACGTTTAGCTATCTAATTCAGAATTGTCATCCACGGGATGGAGAAGATGATAAGCGTCTTGGGGAGTTGCTCCAGAAGTATCCGGTAAATGAGAAAAAAATGCTGGAAGCAGCCATGTACGCCCCGCAGTGGATGGAGATTGTAGCAAAACATCTGGGATGGGAAGGTCTACGCAGTGCAGCTTGGTACTTCCATGCTCATATTAATGAACGCTTTACTGCGGAGAAAGAAACCATCGTGGCCCACTATTCTCCAATCTCACCACAGGACTTTAATGAAGGTGCGTTTGATATCGCTTGGTTCGAAGAAGCCTATGCTGCTGTCGGGGAGGAACGATTCAATCTGTTATACGATTGTGCCAAGTACATTTCCGGGGGATCTAATCACCGCAGATCCCAATTGTTCGCAGATGCTGCACTGGGTAAGCTTCGACTGGACGATATGCGTGAGTCCGTGTCAGACAAGCGAAACAAGGATCATTTGTTAACTTACAGTTTGATTCCATTCGCTGTAAATCGGGAACAGGATCTGCGTGAGCGATACGACTTCATTCAGAAGTTCCTGATGCAGAGCAAACAATTCGGTGCACAACGCCGTGCCAGTGAAGGTGTGGCATCACAGATTGCACTGGGCAATCTTGCTCGTAATGCAGGTTATGCCGATGTTACGCGGCTGATGTGGGACATGGAAGCACGTAAGTTGGATGAGATGAAATCCTTCTTTGAACCTCATGCATTGGATGCTGAGACGACAGCGCAATTGGTCATCGATGAGGAAGGCCAACCCGAGATGGTTATCGTTAGCAAAGGGAAGACACTCAAATCTGTACCTGCCCGGTTCAAAAAAGATGGATATATCACTGAACTGAAAGAGCTCAAATCGGATCTGGTGGATCAGTATCGCCGGGCACGACAGGAGCTGGAACGTTCGATGACTGCCGGAACGTCCTTTACACGTGAGGAAATTGCCAGACTGATGCAAAATCCGGTTATATATCCGCTGGTAAGAACACTTGTATTCCAGTCAGGTGACAAGACGGGGAGATTCGATGTATCGTCCAATGGTTTGCTTGCACCAGGACCGGAGGGTACGATCCAGGTACTAGCGGAACAGGATCAACTGTTGATTGCTCATCCGCTTCATCTGTATCAGAGCGGAAGCTGGAGTGAATTCCAGCGGGATCTGTTCACCCGTCAGGAGCGTCAGCCGTTCAAGCAGGTATTCCGTGAGCTGTATCTTCCTAACGAGGACGAATTGGCTAATGGTACGGTGTCCCGCCGATATGCTGGGTATCAGATTCAACCGAAAAAAGCAGTAGCTCTGCTTAAAGGACGCCAATGGACTGTCAGTTATGAGGAAGGTCTGCAGAAGGTAAGTTATGAGCACAATCTGATCGCGAATCTCTATGCCATGGCAGATTGGTTCTCACCAGCAGATACCGAAGCACCTACCTTGGAGACGGTGCAGTTCTACGATCGCAAGAGCTACAAACCTGTAGCGTTGCAAGATGTGCCGCTGACGTTCTTCTCCGAAGTCATGCGTGATATCGATCTGGTGGTCAGTGTTGCACATGTGGGAGGCGTAGATCCGGAAGCCAGCCTGACAACAATCGAGATGCGCCACGTCATTGTGAACGAATCGTTGCGTCTGCTGAAGATCGACAATGTACGTTTGGACGGGAATTACGCACGAATTGATGGTGAATTAGGTGAGTATGCTGTTCATCTGGGGAGTGGTAATGTGTTCAAACAAGCCACAGGTGCACTTCATATCGTACCGGTGCACAGTCAGCATCGGGGTCGAATCTTCCTGCCATTCCTCGATGAAGATCCGAGAACAGCTGAAATTTTGTCCAAGGTGATGTTGCTCGCCGAAGATAAAAAGATCAAGGACCCGCAGATTCTTGCACAGTTACAGAACTAG
- a CDS encoding formate/nitrite transporter family protein, with protein sequence METEALRNVEQLALKKHKIYKQSLIRYLARSMLASMFIGFGVIVAFKTGNFFYMEQSPFTYPMAAITFGAAIILIAYGGGDLFTGNTFYYTYAALRKKLRWFEVIKLWIASYSGNLMGAAVFALLIYLTGLFDSSQVNGFLLSVVEHKMEVPTMQLFFRGILCNWLVCMAFFVPMFMKENGAKMFAMMLFVFCFFISGYEHSIANMCTFAIALVLNHPGTISFEGVLHNLVPVTLGNLVGGVLLMGFMYYAVNKPFLDEETH encoded by the coding sequence ATGGAAACGGAAGCTTTACGCAACGTGGAACAACTAGCTCTGAAGAAACACAAGATTTATAAACAAAGTTTAATCAGGTACCTCGCACGCTCCATGCTGGCCAGTATGTTTATCGGATTCGGCGTCATCGTGGCGTTTAAGACAGGTAACTTCTTTTATATGGAGCAGTCCCCGTTTACCTATCCGATGGCGGCAATTACGTTTGGCGCGGCCATCATTTTGATCGCCTATGGCGGGGGTGACCTGTTCACGGGCAATACGTTTTATTACACGTATGCGGCGCTGCGCAAGAAACTGCGCTGGTTCGAAGTGATCAAACTGTGGATTGCGAGTTATAGTGGTAACCTGATGGGCGCAGCCGTGTTTGCCTTGTTAATCTACCTGACCGGATTGTTCGATTCGTCTCAGGTGAATGGTTTTCTGTTAAGCGTGGTAGAACACAAAATGGAAGTTCCAACCATGCAGCTCTTTTTCCGCGGAATCCTGTGTAACTGGCTTGTATGTATGGCGTTCTTTGTCCCGATGTTCATGAAGGAGAATGGAGCCAAAATGTTCGCCATGATGCTCTTTGTGTTCTGCTTCTTCATCTCGGGATATGAGCACAGCATCGCCAATATGTGTACGTTCGCGATTGCACTTGTGCTGAATCACCCGGGGACGATCTCATTTGAAGGTGTGCTTCACAACCTGGTTCCCGTGACCTTGGGTAATCTGGTGGGTGGTGTGCTGCTGATGGGCTTCATGTATTATGCGGTGAACAAACCGTTTCTGGATGAAGAGACGCATTAA
- a CDS encoding bacteriocin immunity protein — translation MDNRLHLVELVRKLMDSEGTEAELDDMLTELQQEVPHAEISNLIFWDDRDLTPEQIVEEALAARPILVQPQS, via the coding sequence ATGGACAATCGATTACATTTGGTCGAATTGGTTCGCAAACTGATGGACTCTGAAGGAACGGAAGCCGAGTTGGATGACATGTTGACGGAGCTACAGCAGGAGGTTCCACATGCAGAGATCAGTAATCTGATTTTCTGGGATGATCGAGACCTGACACCTGAACAGATTGTGGAAGAAGCCTTGGCTGCCCGTCCCATCCTGGTTCAACCCCAATCTTAA